In the Candidatus Melainabacteria bacterium genome, CGAGAATTGGACTTTCAGGATCGCTTATCGAAACCAGATCGTATTTTGGAATTGAAACTTGATACGCCTTTGTCTGAATTTGCAGGGTGACGATGGAAGGTCCGCATGTTTTGAAAATTTCGTGCGGACTTAAAACTTGCTTTGGCAACTCCGGCATCGCTATGCGGAAACCCGTATTGGTTCCGGTTTTGTTGTCTGATGATGATTGTTTGAGCGGGTTTGCCATGAGAACAAAAACTAGCGTTCCTACCGCAAATATCGAACCTACCAGCGCCGCAATCTTGACGTTATTTGAAATGGGTTTCTTTTCGGTGTAAACGATTGGCACCGGCTGCGGTGCAGTGCTATTCCCTGACGAAAGTGCATTGCCCCGGTCGCCATCGTTTTGACCTAGATTGCCGCGGTCACCTCCGGGCACCCGGTCTGGGGCGGCAGGCATGAGTGGATTGCCGAACATGTCGTAGCTCGCAGCTACTTGCGAAGGCATCGTGTTGCGCACCTGATCCTCTTCAGGAGGTTGACCTCGATCTGGTAAACGTTCTCCATCTGAAGGTACTTCTCCGCGGTCTTGCGACATATTAATATCCTTTTGCGAGGGATCTGGGTGCTTTTACTTGTCTTCTACATTCTTCAATGCTGTTTTATAGTCTTCCACATTACTGTCTAGTCGCTCTGAACTCGCGAAATCACTTTTGGCGTCGCTAAAGTTTTTTCTCGCCTCATATATTTTTCCACGGCCGTAGAACGCATCAGCGTTGGTTGAATCAAGAGCGATAGCCTTTGTGAATGACTCCTTTGCTTCATCCATCTTGTCCTTGTTATTCTTTGTAAGTCCTTCTTTTGCGTAGCTCAAGCCCATCAGTGTGTGTGCCTTGGAACGGATTTTGGCATCTACCTTATCGTCGTCTGAAACCAGCAGAAACTTCTTTCTGGCATCAAAAGATTTGCCCAATTTCTCTGCGTCGATGCCGTCTGTGAGAATCGACTCGGGCGTCTCATGCTTCATCGACGTAAAAACTCCGAATCCGACGAGCGCTATTATGGCAACTGTTGCCAGTGATCCCACTGCAATTTGAGCCGGTCCCAGCTTACGTCCGTATCTTGATATACCGTCGCTTTTAGGTTGCTCAGGTTTATTCTCTGGCTCATTTCCAGTGTCTGCAAAAAGACCGCCGCGATCGCTCTCTTTCTTTGTTGTTTCAAATAATCGGCCCCGATCGCCCAGGGTTTGATCGTCAATCGGTTTGAACAGTCCGCCCCGGTCGCCCACGCCTGCAGAGGCCGGTTTCTTTGCTTGGAAAGCTTCGGGTGGATAGAGGACCGGTTTGTCCGGGTGAAAATCTGGAATTTGCTCGACATCGTACTGCAGAAGGTTTTCCACAGTGGTGGCATATGTTCTGAGTGTTTTATCCTCGTGACTTTTTAGGATGTCGAAGGTCTTAGATCGGTTTGGATGCTCAAAATCGCTCTTGCTGAAAATCAAATGTTTATCTGCAATGTTGACCAGCTTCCATAGCTCTTTATCTTCACCGAGTCCAACCAGAGTTGTGTACATAACCCAGTTTGAAAAATTGTCCAGATAACGACCGAAATGATTGTCGGTGCGACCAGGGTGTTGATAGTGTTCAAGACCGCGCTCATTGCTTTTTCTGCCTGCCAGTCGAGGTACGAACATGCCGTCATAATCGATCAGCTTGATTTCATCATCCAGGACCATGACGTTACCGTGGCTTAAGTCACCGTGCGCGATTCCGACCTTGCGCAATGAATGTGACATTTCAAACCACTTATCGGCAAGACGGCGCAATTTGGCTTGATTTTCCAGATTTCGCTCGAGGTACTTGTCTAGCTGTTCTCCTTCACACCAGTCCATCTTGAGGATTGGAAACCATTCGCCTTGTACTTTTATTCCTTTCGGCAGAAACTCGAAATTGACTGTATAAGGCAATCCCAAACCAAGCAGGTCCCGACTGATTGCTGCATATCTTTCTTGTTGGTCTGGAATCTCTCTCAGGAAGCAGCGGACCGCCACTTTGCGCCGCGGACCCTGCAACATGTAGACGCTTGCAAAGTTGCCGCTGCGTACTGCCGGAGAGCCGTAAGGATCGTACTCAGGCTCTCCTTCTTTGAGCTCGCTGTCTTCGAAATTCAAATGCGGATTTTGGATCGACTCATCGTAATCCGCTGCTACCGGCCAATTCGACACGCTTCAGTCCCGATCCTCAATACGCTCACCCAATTCAAACATGATTTTATACCCTTCTAAAATGTCCTGCACTAAAAGCTAATCAGCAAAGGCTCGCCAGGATATAATGTGCACTGCTTCCAGCTTTCTCCGGTGTTCTCTTATCAGGAGTTTATCTAGTGCCATACGACGCCCAAATAAGCCGCACCAATCCCGCTGCCATTATCTGTTTAGTCGACCAGTCCGAGTCGATGGAAGATGGTATCAAAGGCGATTCAAGCAAACGCAAATGCGATGGCGTCGCGGAAGTGTTGAATCGATTTTTACACAGCCTTGTAATTCGCTGTACGATTGGTATGGGTGAGGTTTTCCCATACTATTACATCAGCTGTATCGGCTACGGTGCTCAGGTCGGTCCCGCTTTTGTTGGAAAGTTTCAGGGTGCCGAATCGGTCTGTATTTCAGACCTGGCGCAGGCGGCCCGGATCGATGTAAAGACGATCCAGCGGCCGGAAGGTGTTGAAAAAATACGCACGAAGGTCTGGTTTGACCCGGTTGCGAATGGTCGGACGCCGATGTGCGCTGCATTTAAGAGCGCCCAGAGGATTGTGGAAAAGTTTGTCGCACAATATCCAAATTGTTATCCACCCATGGTTTTGAATATCACAGATGGTGATTCGACAGACGGAAATCCTAGTGAAGATGCCGAGAATCTGAAACGGATCCAGACCACGAATGGTAATACGTTGGTCTTCAACGTCCATGTATCGTCGACAAATGCCCCAAGCATCATATTTCCCAATGGTGAAGGGCAGTTGGCTGATCCCTATGCTCGGATGCTGTTCCGCATGTCCAGCCCTTTGCCGACGAAGATGCAACAAACGAGCAAGGAACTTCGTTTTGAAATCGCTGATGGAGCAAGAGGATTTGCTTTCAATGCTGACCTGACCTGTTTGACCAGTCTGCTTGAAATTGGTACGCGAGGACAAAATACGGTTTCTACCGTCTAGGTAATCAGGGTAGCGCAACCAGGGTAGGCAGCCAGGTAGGCAACCAGAGTAGGCAGCCAGGGTAGGCAACCAGAGTAGGCAGCCAGGGTAGGCAACCAGGCTAGGCAGCCAGGGTAGGCAACCAGGCTAGGCAGCCAGGGTAGGCAACCAGGCTAGGCAACCAGGGTAGGCAATCAGGATTCAGCTTTTGAGGCGAAGTTTTGCTTCGACTCTATCGACTGTCGGCAGAATCCAGCTGGTATCGAGGGTAGTGGCAGGTTTGAGTACATCCGGCTTTTCCATAATCTGAGGTTTTGGCTCAGGTGGAGAGTGAACGACAACTACAGCGGACTTCTCGGGCTTGTCTACATGTTTGACGACCGCTCGCGCGCGCAGAGGCTTTTTCTGAGTGTATGCGGGCATGTGCACGTTCTGCTGCTGCTGCTCTGAACTGGCGTCCGAGCCCGTATGATAAGCCGATCTGGGTGTGTATGAGTGCTGATATGTCGGAGGAGTGTAAGCCGGTTGCTCAGGTGGGGGAGTCTGTTCAGCATGCCTGGTCGGTACTCTCATAGTCGATGGGTCGATGTTGTAGTAGTTCGAGCCAGGGCTGCCGCTCGCAGCTGGTTGGTACGTTGGAGCATCCGGAGGCGCCTGGTGATATCCGCCGCCTGAATAGCCGCTCCCCGATGAACCGGCCGCTTCATTACGGATTTGTACACCCCTTCGAACGATATTGGCGCCCTGCTGCACCCATTGCTGCCAACCTCTGGCGTCTGCATCGATCGGGCGGGACAATCCCCCAATCAGTATGCTGACTGACACTAATACTCGTGCTCGACTAATCTTCACCAGGCGTGGACCTTCTGAACTGACCTCTTAACATTATAGATCCTGGTCAGATCTGGCGCATTTCCATGAAAAATTTAACTAATTCAACGGGGCTGAAAGTCGAATGAAAGAGAGACCCGTTGGTGTTCTCAGCCGCCCTGTTGCGCCCTGAATATGAGGATTACAATCGTGAGCAGAATCAAGGCAGCCAGGATTATGCCAAGTATGAGGATAAGCTTGTTCGTGTTTGCTTCAGATGGATCCGGCGAACTCGAACTCGAAGTTTGCCAATTTGGTTGTGACTGATCTTGCGAAATTGATTGGCCCGTCGAATCCGAGGTCGTTTCCTGGTTTCTGGTGATGGGACTTTGTGATTGAGCAAAATTCGTAAGATTTGTCTGTTTTGTCGGATTCGTATGGTGTGTCGGACTTGTAAGATTCGTCTGGTATGTTGGGCTTGTAGGATTCGGCTGGTATGTCGGGCTCGTAGGATTCGTTTGGTTTGCTGGGTTCGTTTGGTTTGCTGGGTTCGTTAGTTGACTTGGGTTGGACGTTGAATTTGTTAGCCGATCCGGTGGCGATTGGGGATGGACTGGCGTGCTTGTGTTAAGCCGTGGAGGAGCTACAAGCGGGATGTCTTCGACTTTATTTGTGGACTCGTTTGGTTTACTTGGCTTACTTTGATTGACGATGACTTGATCTGGCAGCGCCGGTTTGAGGGAATCATAGCCAAATAGGTCACTGCCGGGCATGATCATTGCATTTGGATTCATTCGACCGCGGGAATTACTCTCTTGCGCTGGAGTCAGCAGGTTATCGTTGTGCTCGCTGCCGCCGGTCAGCAAGACGACCGGATCCGCGTGTCCCAGCTCTGCGCTAGGCTGAATGGCGTCTGGTCGAATATTTAGTGTGGGTTCCGACGGCATCGGCAGCTTGGGCTGCGGTGTCGCATTTGGTGCCGGACCTGGCGTGGATGTTGCTGGAATTGTTGGAGCTGTTGCTGCCGTTGGCGTTGCTGGAGCTGGTGTTGTTGGAGTTGTTGGTGAAATTGGAGCTGGATTCGTTGGAACTGTTGGTAAGTTCGGAGCTGAATTTGGTGGATTTGTTGGCGAAGTTGGTGTTGGTGTTGGTGATTGTGCAATCGGTACGGTATGTTCGTATCGTTGAGCTAGTTCGTTCTCCTGAAGCGCTTTTTGGGCGCTCGCAGGAATGACCCACGTAGTGTTGTTGTTACTTTCAAGAAGGGACTTTGCCAGTTCTGCCCCGAAGTCAGACATCGAGCCAAAGCGCTCATCCGGATCCTTCGCTAGAGCCTTGAAGACTACGCGTTCAAGAACCGGAGATAGGGAAAGGTCGGGACGTATCTCACCGAATGGTTTCGGCATTTCGCGCACATGCATCAACACAGTTTCCATGGCGTTGCGGCCGAGTAGAGGTGGACGGCCAGTCAGACAGTTGTAGATAACGCAGGCCAACGCATAGATGTCTGTTCGTGCATCGATTGCAGAACCGCTGCATTGTTCAGGACTCATATACGCAGGGCTACCGAAAACCTCTCCGCTGGCAGTAAGTTTTGCTGCACCGCTTGCTTCTCTTTCCAGCAATTTCGCAATACCAAAATCAACAACTTGAGCAATTTCTTGCCCGTCGTCTCCGATGGATACAATCAGATTGCTTGGCTTGATGTCTCGGTGAACAACACCTTTGTTGTGTGTGTGTGCTAGCGCGTTGCATATTTGCGTGAATAAATTTACGCAACGCGCAGGTTCCAGAATCTCATGTTCAGCGATCAGGTCGGCAACAGTCTTTCCTTCGAGAAAATCCATAATCAAGTACGGAATTCCTTGAGGAGTCAGACCGAAGTCGTGCACTGTGATGATATTGGGATGTTTCAAAAGACTTACAGCTTTCGATTCCAGCTGAAACCTTTGCAGCATTACGTTGTCATGTACAAGTTCGGATCTGAGAAATTTAATGGCGACATACCTGTCCATCATTAAATGCTTAGCTTTGTAAACGGCACTCATGCCGCCGCGGCCCAGTACCTTAGTAATCTGATACTTTTCCAGGAATGTGGTGCCAACCAGCGGATCAGACCCTGCGGCAAGCAAAGAACCGTCATTTGGGCAGTGTGTAATTTCGTCTTGTGTCTCGAGCCCACAAGCCAGGCAAACCCTTGTCGTCTCTTGCGCAGAACTACTCATTACATGCTCCTGCCTGTTAATTTGCCCAGTTTGATAGGCATTTACGCTTTATTCTGGCAGAGTCAGCGGGTAGAAAGGAATAGTGCGAAAATGATGGTCATGTTGGTGTACATACAGAGGAGCCGGTTGTGCGGATCGCGTGTCAAACTTTCTGTTTGCCAAAGGCAGGTAGGAGTTTTGTCGACTGCGAAGACGCATACTTTCCGGGTGAACTGGATGGCACGCAGTTGTATGAAGTGGCCCAAGAAGGCGTTGATTTATTCAGAACCTCTGTAAGCGATGGCGCCACCGATTCCATATTTTCTAAGTTATGGGCTCAATTGCTAGCTTTTGGTTACGGTGCGGGCAAGTGGGAATCGGATATTACTGCTGAAACAGTAATCGAAGAACAAAATGCCTGGTCTGACTTTGTGGCTAAGCAGCAGCTGCCCTGGTACGCAGAAGAGAAAGCTGAACTTGGCGCCTTTGCTGCTTTCGTTGGATTGACATTGTACGAACGGTCGAAACGTTGGTCTGCTATGGCCATTGGCGATTGCTGTGTGTTTCAGATTCGTAACGGCGAATGTATCAGCTCTTTCCCAATTGCTAGCTCGTCTGCATTTTCTAATTTTCCACTTCTGCTTTGCAGTGTGCCTGAGCGGAATGGCAATGTTTTTGAT is a window encoding:
- a CDS encoding VWA domain-containing protein, which codes for MPYDAQISRTNPAAIICLVDQSESMEDGIKGDSSKRKCDGVAEVLNRFLHSLVIRCTIGMGEVFPYYYISCIGYGAQVGPAFVGKFQGAESVCISDLAQAARIDVKTIQRPEGVEKIRTKVWFDPVANGRTPMCAAFKSAQRIVEKFVAQYPNCYPPMVLNITDGDSTDGNPSEDAENLKRIQTTNGNTLVFNVHVSSTNAPSIIFPNGEGQLADPYARMLFRMSSPLPTKMQQTSKELRFEIADGARGFAFNADLTCLTSLLEIGTRGQNTVSTV